The following coding sequences are from one Verrucosispora sp. WMMD573 window:
- a CDS encoding glucosidase: MAAVVKYPGGVEDVQVITDGSPSAPDVERIRLAQADAGEQDWRAWGPYLSERAWGTVREDYSEHGTAWDYFPHDHARSRAYRWSEDGMAGVCDDRQTFCFALALWNGRDPIIKERMFGLGGDGGNHGEDAKEYWWYEDSTPTHSWMRWRYHYPQAAFPYDELVAVNGLRGRDDTEYELVDTGIFDDDRYWAVTVDYAKAGPTDMCIVVTVANRGEEADRLHVLPHLWFRNTWAWGLPGGDRVPRIVGSGRRLVGEHWVLGQIVLEGDGDPTPLLCDNDTNAERLWGLASRTPYPKDGINDHVVDGAATVNPQLAGTKGALHYVLDVPPGEQRRIRLRLTRTAPPPGGGEPPPADLGDGFDAVVWARRAEANRFFDAVIPAKASADEALIARQAIAGLMWGKQFYHFDVKRWLEGDPGSNPPAGRRYGRNNHWWHMTSFDVISMPDPWEYPWYAAWDLAFHCVSIARVDPGFAKEQLLLLLREWYLHPNGQIPAYEWAFGDVNPPVHAWAALKVFEIDGSRDHDFLARMMHKLLMNFTWWVNRKDTGGNNVFEGGFLGLDNVGPFDRSAALPVAGVLEQSDGTGWMAMYALNLLDIAIVLAEHDRTWVDTATKFFEHFAYIAAAAYDQGLWDDEDAFFYDVLRLADGTKVPLKVRSVVGLLPLAAVTRLTARTLHRLPELGARLRWFLTNRPEYASVVGARRLGPDGRQQRLLSMCGPEQVVRLLARMLDTDEFLSEYGLRTLSRAHLDKPFAVTLGGQEFCVGYEPAESTSGLFGGNSNWRGPIWMPTNFLLISALRDYAAFFGDDLQVEYPTRSGVKKTLDEIADDLSARLIALFTRDGWGRRPIYGAAQLFQTHPDWRDLIAFPEYFHGDNGAGLGAWHQTGWTALVADLILTLRR, encoded by the coding sequence ATGGCCGCTGTGGTGAAGTACCCCGGCGGCGTCGAAGATGTTCAGGTGATCACTGACGGTTCGCCCTCCGCCCCCGACGTCGAGCGGATCCGGCTCGCCCAGGCCGATGCCGGGGAGCAGGACTGGCGCGCATGGGGTCCTTATCTGTCGGAGAGGGCGTGGGGGACGGTACGGGAGGACTACAGCGAGCACGGCACCGCCTGGGACTATTTTCCCCACGACCATGCGCGGTCCCGAGCCTACCGGTGGTCCGAGGACGGCATGGCGGGCGTGTGCGACGACCGGCAGACGTTCTGTTTCGCTCTCGCGCTGTGGAACGGACGCGATCCGATCATCAAGGAGCGGATGTTCGGCCTCGGCGGCGACGGCGGCAACCATGGCGAGGACGCCAAGGAGTACTGGTGGTACGAGGACTCCACCCCCACCCACTCCTGGATGCGGTGGCGCTACCACTATCCGCAGGCCGCCTTCCCGTACGACGAACTGGTCGCGGTCAACGGCCTGCGGGGCCGGGACGACACCGAGTACGAGCTGGTCGACACCGGCATCTTCGACGACGACAGGTACTGGGCGGTGACCGTCGACTACGCCAAGGCCGGCCCGACCGACATGTGCATCGTGGTGACCGTGGCCAACCGGGGCGAGGAAGCCGACCGGCTGCACGTGCTGCCGCACCTGTGGTTCCGCAACACCTGGGCGTGGGGACTGCCCGGCGGTGACCGGGTGCCCCGGATCGTCGGGTCCGGGCGGCGACTCGTCGGCGAGCACTGGGTGCTCGGCCAGATCGTGCTCGAAGGCGACGGCGACCCGACGCCGTTGCTCTGCGACAACGACACCAACGCCGAACGACTGTGGGGGCTGGCGAGTCGTACCCCGTACCCGAAGGACGGCATCAACGACCATGTGGTCGACGGTGCGGCGACGGTCAACCCGCAGTTGGCGGGCACCAAGGGGGCGCTGCACTACGTGCTGGACGTGCCGCCTGGCGAGCAACGGCGGATCCGGCTACGGCTGACCCGCACGGCCCCGCCGCCCGGCGGCGGCGAGCCACCGCCGGCCGACCTGGGCGACGGCTTCGACGCGGTGGTGTGGGCCCGTCGCGCCGAGGCCAACCGGTTCTTCGACGCGGTCATCCCGGCCAAGGCCAGCGCCGACGAGGCGCTGATCGCGCGGCAGGCCATCGCCGGGCTGATGTGGGGCAAGCAGTTCTACCACTTCGACGTCAAACGGTGGTTGGAGGGCGACCCCGGCTCGAACCCGCCGGCCGGTCGCCGGTACGGGCGCAACAACCACTGGTGGCACATGACCAGCTTCGACGTGATCTCCATGCCGGATCCGTGGGAGTACCCGTGGTACGCCGCCTGGGACCTGGCCTTCCACTGCGTGAGCATCGCCCGGGTCGATCCCGGCTTCGCCAAGGAGCAACTACTGCTCCTGCTGCGTGAGTGGTACCTGCACCCCAACGGGCAGATCCCGGCGTACGAGTGGGCCTTCGGCGACGTCAACCCGCCGGTGCACGCCTGGGCGGCGTTGAAGGTGTTCGAGATCGACGGCAGCCGGGACCACGACTTCCTGGCCCGGATGATGCACAAGCTGCTGATGAACTTCACCTGGTGGGTCAACCGCAAGGACACCGGCGGCAACAACGTCTTCGAGGGCGGGTTCCTCGGGCTGGACAACGTCGGCCCGTTCGACCGCTCGGCCGCGCTGCCGGTGGCCGGGGTGCTGGAGCAGTCCGACGGCACCGGCTGGATGGCGATGTACGCGCTCAACCTGCTGGACATCGCCATCGTGCTGGCCGAGCACGACCGCACCTGGGTGGACACCGCGACGAAGTTCTTCGAACACTTCGCCTACATCGCGGCGGCCGCGTACGACCAGGGGCTGTGGGACGACGAGGACGCGTTCTTCTACGACGTGCTGCGGCTGGCCGACGGCACGAAGGTGCCGTTGAAGGTGCGTTCGGTGGTGGGCCTGTTGCCGCTGGCCGCGGTGACCCGACTGACCGCGCGGACCCTGCACCGGCTGCCCGAACTGGGTGCCCGGCTGCGCTGGTTCCTGACCAACCGGCCCGAGTACGCCTCGGTGGTCGGCGCGCGGCGGCTCGGCCCGGACGGGCGGCAGCAACGACTGCTGTCCATGTGCGGCCCGGAGCAGGTGGTGCGGCTGCTCGCCCGGATGCTGGACACCGACGAGTTCCTCTCCGAGTACGGGCTGCGTACGCTCTCCCGCGCCCACCTGGACAAGCCGTTCGCGGTGACCCTGGGCGGGCAGGAGTTCTGCGTCGGCTACGAGCCCGCCGAGTCGACGAGCGGCCTGTTCGGCGGCAACTCCAACTGGCGCGGCCCGATCTGGATGCCGACCAACTTCCTGCTGATCAGCGCGTTGCGGGACTACGCCGCGTTCTTCGGCGACGACCTTCAGGTGGAGTATCCGACCCGTTCCGGGGTGAAGAAGACCCTCGACGAGATCGCCGACGACCTGTCGGCCCGGCTGATCGCGCTGTTCACCCGCGACGGGTGGGGCCGCCGGCCGATCTACGGCGCGGCGCAGTTGTTCCAGACCCACCCGGACTGGCGTGACCTGATCGCGTTCCCGGAGTACTTCCACGGTGACAATGGTGCCGGCCTGGGGGCCTGGCACCAGACGGGCTGGACCGCCCTGGTCGCCGATCTCATCCTCACCCTGCGCCGCTGA